The window AAATCTCTTTGACGCATCTTCCTTTGGCTTCGTCCCCCGCATATCGGCGATTTCGGGTTACAGGTAACGCCGGGCTACCCAGACTAGCTCATCAGCTATATAAATACATTAGTCACTTATAAAACTATCCCTTCTGATATGTATTTTAAATCCCCTGTCATAAACATACGATGCTCCCGGGATAAACAAATAAACATATCATGAAAAGTATTTATTGAACAAAAATACGTATGGGGAGCACCAATGGGCTGAAGATTCTTTTTACCTAATCCGTTTTTAAGATCTATTTTTAAAAGCTATTTTTAATCTCAAAAAAAAGTTTAGTGAAAGAACTGGTCCTACTTAATAATATATCTTCTCATGAATAAAACGCCTTATTTATTTATACGTCGTTTTTCAAAGTAATAGATACATAAAATAGATACATAAAATATATGGATAATATTCCAAAAGGCTTGCAGTATGTTAAAATACCCGGTAAAATAACTAATCGAGGGGAGTTTGTATGAGATCTGGAGTTGCAATTGACCTGGGAACAAGCGGGTATCGGGCTCAGAAGATTGACCTTGATACTCAGGAAATTAAAAGGACAGTAATAACATTGAGAAATCCCCTTCCCGGAGCGAATGTGATGGATCACATGGACTTCGCAATTCACTATGGGCAAGACCTTGCGCATGGGCTTTCCGTAAACGCGGTAAAGACCCTGTTCCAGACTCTTGATGTGCAAAGCGGAGAACTTGACAGAATTTCAATTTGTGGAAACCCTATCCAGTTATCCATTTTCCAGGGAATCAGCATTGAAGATCTGGCTTATGCAGGGGAACGGAAGAAAAAGAAGTACAATATACAGGAACAGAACAGGAATGCGAGAATAATATCCAGCAGCGAAATTTCAGGGCTTGAGGAATTTAACTGTGAAGTTGTCGTCCCTCCAGCAATAAAACATGAAGTTGGAGCCGATGCCCTTGCTCTTATTATTAAATCAGGAATGCTTAACAATGATGAGATTTCGATTGCAACGGATTATGGAACAAATGCCGAGATGGCGCTCAAAGTAAAAGACATTATTTATACAGGCTCGGCGGCTGCAGGCCCGGCTCTTGAAGGGCAGCAGATTAAGTATGGGACCCTTGCTTCTCCTTATGCAATTTCCGATTTTGAATTTGAGGACGGGGCATTGAGGAATTATGTATTGAACGACGAGATGACACCAGAACCTGGAGACCTTGTGGACCCCAAAACCGGAGATATCCTGGAAGAGGGAAAGATCAAAGCAAAAGGAATTACAGGTACTGGGGTTATTGCTCTTATAGAAAAAGCTATCGAGCACGGTCTTGTTGAACTCCCAAAAGTCAAAACCCCGGATGAATTAATTCATCTGCAGAACAATATCACATTTTCGGAAAAAGACCTCAAAGAAGCTGGAAAAGCCATAGGCGCGATCAGAGCAGGGCATATCACACTCTGTGCGGCGGCAGGCATAGAACTGACCGATATTAGTACAGCGTATATGGCAGGCGCTGCCGGCACATATATGGATGCGGAAAAAGCCCAGAAAATTGGCTTGATCCCTTATTCTACAGGGAAAATTGCTCAGCTCGGGAATACCTCTCTTGCTGTTGCAAAGGAAATCCTGCTTTCGGAAGAAAGGCTGTGGGAACTTCAGGATATTGCAAGCCAGATAATAGGCACTCACACAATGTTTGCGACTGCTCCGGAGTTCCGGGATGCCTATGTCCTTGAACTTGCGTACTGGGAAGAGGGAATGCCCTTTAAGATGTTTAAGAAATTCCTTAAAAAGAAAGGGCTTCCGTCACTTGATGAACCCATAGACAACCCTGTGGTAGATAAGCGCGTGGAAAGAGATATTCCTGTACTTGGTGAGGAAGGTCTGTATGTACTCGAAAGGGTCGGGACCTATATGACAATGGTTGTCGACTGTCCTGAGTGCAAAAAGTGCATAAAAGTTTGCCCCAACGATGCCATTACAATTGACGAGGAAAACAGGGTTATGATAAGCACCGACATTTGCGAAGGTTCACACTGCCAGAAATGTATAAGAGCCTGCCCACCTGACAAATTCAACTGGGAGAATCTTGAGGTCTTCAAACCCCCGCAACAGGAATAAGATTAATCTGATTGTTAACCCAAATTTGACAGATTCCACTAATTAGTACAGTATTTTCTTACAGAAAACGCATTGTATCGGCACAGCACATTTAGGAAAAATGAAAACATTCAAAAATCAAAAGACACACGATGGAACTTTGAATTGTATGAAGAAAACAGAAGCATGAAGCCCATCTATACATAATAAAATGTATGCTTCTGTCAAATTAGGGTGTTAATGGACCAGCACTCAAGTACTTCTGATGTAGATACACATTATTCAGGAACTCTCAATCTATCATTATGAAGGGTAATGCTGATGGGCGGATCTATATATGATATTTATCTGTAACTTTCAGCATTACTCTAATTACTTTTTTAGGTTGGAATAACTCTCCA is drawn from Methanosarcina lacustris Z-7289 and contains these coding sequences:
- a CDS encoding methylamine methyltransferase corrinoid protein reductive activase, whose product is MRSGVAIDLGTSGYRAQKIDLDTQEIKRTVITLRNPLPGANVMDHMDFAIHYGQDLAHGLSVNAVKTLFQTLDVQSGELDRISICGNPIQLSIFQGISIEDLAYAGERKKKKYNIQEQNRNARIISSSEISGLEEFNCEVVVPPAIKHEVGADALALIIKSGMLNNDEISIATDYGTNAEMALKVKDIIYTGSAAAGPALEGQQIKYGTLASPYAISDFEFEDGALRNYVLNDEMTPEPGDLVDPKTGDILEEGKIKAKGITGTGVIALIEKAIEHGLVELPKVKTPDELIHLQNNITFSEKDLKEAGKAIGAIRAGHITLCAAAGIELTDISTAYMAGAAGTYMDAEKAQKIGLIPYSTGKIAQLGNTSLAVAKEILLSEERLWELQDIASQIIGTHTMFATAPEFRDAYVLELAYWEEGMPFKMFKKFLKKKGLPSLDEPIDNPVVDKRVERDIPVLGEEGLYVLERVGTYMTMVVDCPECKKCIKVCPNDAITIDEENRVMISTDICEGSHCQKCIRACPPDKFNWENLEVFKPPQQE